In Rhodamnia argentea isolate NSW1041297 chromosome 11, ASM2092103v1, whole genome shotgun sequence, one genomic interval encodes:
- the LOC115735935 gene encoding uncharacterized protein At1g01500-like, with translation MDNSHETLNGHGPTGNGHMTPVRHTLYQPSINLALSWLDIKVFYVRISKCEVDDLTPENLTLNHIPLNRDTLLEVNGVRTGIYSDGVSTILRRDRLDKKSEEVIFVSTDSTRMTNSVKFEVFDRDALVLSGVLELCSTNGFIQEPRNFVHGWSLTCETDITVSSGFFRGRQPMGPNSSSPTIEVYVAGSFSGTPIILTNTLQISSRKKHCRNGMLDTIPEYESTESQIDVASALPLQMEYPYPDPKPECEEYDHHLYSGSEYLEGEDGELSWFNAGMRVGVGIGLSVCLGVGLGVGLLIRTYQGTARTFRRRLL, from the exons ATGGATAATTCACATGAGACATTAAATGGACATGGACCGACTGGTAATGGTCATATGACCCCTGTGAGGCACACTCTGTATCAACCCAGTATAAATCTAGCATTATCTTGGTTAGATATAAAAGTCTTTTATGTCCGCATTAGCAAATGTGAGGTTGATGATTTGACACCTGAAAACCTCACTCTTAACCATATCCCTCTGAACCGCGACACACTGTTAGAAGTTAATGGTGTCAGAACTGGGATTTATTCTGATGGAGTTTCGACCATTCTTAGAAGGGATCGGTTGGATAAGAAGTCTGAAGAAGTTATATTTGTGAGCACTGATAGCACGAGGATGACGAACAGTGtgaagtttgaggtttttgacaGGGATGCTCTGGTGTTGTCTGGGGTTCTAGAATTGTGTAGCACAAATGGGTTTATCCAAGAACCGAGAAACTTTGTCCATGGATGGAGCTTGACTTGTGAGACAGATATAACAGTAAGCAGTGGCTTCTTCCGAGGAAGACAGCCCATGGGTCCAAACTCAAGTTCACCCACAATTGAAGTTTATGTAGCAGGGTCGTTCTCAGGCACACCCATCATATTGACTAATACTTTGCAGATTAGTTCCCGCAAGAAGCACTGCAGGAATGGGATGCTAGATACGATTCCAGAGTATGAGTCAACCGAGTCTCAGATAGATGTTGCTTCTGCGCTTCCTTTGCAG ATGGAGTACCCATACCCGGACCCCAAACCGGAATGCGAGGAATATGACCACCACCTGTACTCAGGTTCAGAATACTTAGAGGGCGAAGATGGGGAGCTCTCATGGTTCAATGCAGGCATGAGGGTGGGCGTTGGGATTGGTCTTAGCGTTTGTCTTGGGGTCGGATTAGGAGTCGGATTGCTCATTCGAACTTATCAAGGAACGGCCCGCACCTTCAGGAGGAGGTTACTTTGA
- the LOC115735936 gene encoding protein NONRESPONDING TO OXYLIPINS 2, mitochondrial isoform X1, whose product MASFCRQALTMSSRSITSKSRSSLQKSLDERRISALLCSTSRSTPRPSSSRVLSVLGSVESLMPLHSAIASARLKSNIAFDTRCWSWLSQDFAVPR is encoded by the exons ATGGCTTCCTTCTGCAGACAAGCGCTGACGATGAGTTCGAGGTCAATTACCTCCAAATCCAGGTCCTCGCTCCAGAAGTCCCTAGACGAGCGGCGTATCTCAGCTCTTCTCTGCTCAACGTCAAGATCCACGCCCCGCCCTTCCAG TTCTAGGGTGCTTTCGGTTTTGGGCAGTGTGGAGTCGCTAATGCCTCTCCACAGTGCCATCGCCTCGGCTCGGCTTAAGTCGAACATCGCCTTCGATACTCGTTGTTGGAGCTGGCTTTCTCAGG ACTTTGCAGTTCCTCGGTGA
- the LOC115735936 gene encoding protein NONRESPONDING TO OXYLIPINS 2, mitochondrial isoform X3: protein MASFCRQALTMSSRSITSKSRSSLQKSLDERRISALLCSTSRSTPRPSRVLSVLGSVESLMPLHSAIASARLKSNIAFDTRCWSWLSQDFAVPR from the exons ATGGCTTCCTTCTGCAGACAAGCGCTGACGATGAGTTCGAGGTCAATTACCTCCAAATCCAGGTCCTCGCTCCAGAAGTCCCTAGACGAGCGGCGTATCTCAGCTCTTCTCTGCTCAACGTCAAGATCCACGCCCCGCCCTTCCAG GGTGCTTTCGGTTTTGGGCAGTGTGGAGTCGCTAATGCCTCTCCACAGTGCCATCGCCTCGGCTCGGCTTAAGTCGAACATCGCCTTCGATACTCGTTGTTGGAGCTGGCTTTCTCAGG ACTTTGCAGTTCCTCGGTGA
- the LOC115735936 gene encoding protein NONRESPONDING TO OXYLIPINS 2, mitochondrial isoform X2 — MASFCRQALTMSSRSITSKSRSSLQKSLDERRISALLCSTSRSTPRPSSSRVLSVLGSVESLMPLHSAIASARLKSNIAFDTRCWSWLSQGMAVPL; from the exons ATGGCTTCCTTCTGCAGACAAGCGCTGACGATGAGTTCGAGGTCAATTACCTCCAAATCCAGGTCCTCGCTCCAGAAGTCCCTAGACGAGCGGCGTATCTCAGCTCTTCTCTGCTCAACGTCAAGATCCACGCCCCGCCCTTCCAG TTCTAGGGTGCTTTCGGTTTTGGGCAGTGTGGAGTCGCTAATGCCTCTCCACAGTGCCATCGCCTCGGCTCGGCTTAAGTCGAACATCGCCTTCGATACTCGTTGTTGGAGCTGGCTTTCTCAGG GAATGGCAGTACCATTGTGA
- the LOC115735936 gene encoding protein NONRESPONDING TO OXYLIPINS 2, mitochondrial isoform X4, whose amino-acid sequence MASFCRQALTMSSRSITSKSRSSLQKSLDERRISALLCSTSRSTPRPSRVLSVLGSVESLMPLHSAIASARLKSNIAFDTRCWSWLSQGMAVPL is encoded by the exons ATGGCTTCCTTCTGCAGACAAGCGCTGACGATGAGTTCGAGGTCAATTACCTCCAAATCCAGGTCCTCGCTCCAGAAGTCCCTAGACGAGCGGCGTATCTCAGCTCTTCTCTGCTCAACGTCAAGATCCACGCCCCGCCCTTCCAG GGTGCTTTCGGTTTTGGGCAGTGTGGAGTCGCTAATGCCTCTCCACAGTGCCATCGCCTCGGCTCGGCTTAAGTCGAACATCGCCTTCGATACTCGTTGTTGGAGCTGGCTTTCTCAGG GAATGGCAGTACCATTGTGA
- the LOC115735933 gene encoding transcription termination factor MTERF2, chloroplastic, giving the protein MNLHFSLRSTLPPSHCRNMLLPLPCPSDSTTSLRFFSCLHHSPENVSSSSAAAAAGGKSSPDPHFLRTHNFKSTSLLLGSAQTVEPSPIPNSNHLDIPPQDQIKILETSLSAKRTPQFPGSIYVRSPSDADGASPRPPLRTLFRDGTNGGGDVGDEEMIVRAVEIRRKVTAEILKGAMRKGKFGITYTDNLVERVPAFIDYVMIEAAAMKRSPEFMESSFNVRAKAVVEDSKFVPLIRWLKHNSLSYPQIGKLICMSRGNLESIRRFAEWLKSINVKGRFIAVALMKAGDNILERGNDELDEIVQYLEDNGVRREWIGCVMSWSPQLLSYSMEEVKSRVAFYLDMGMNEKDFGTMVFDYPKALGYFAMEEMNQKVHYLKEFGLNIEEVGKLLAFKPQLMGCSIDDRWKPLVKYLYYLGISRDGMRRMLIVKPMIFCVDLEKVIAPKVRFFRDIGIRDDAIGKMLVKFPPLLTYSLYKKIRPVVIFLMTKAGVTEKNIAKVIALGPELLGCSIANKLEISLKYFLSLGIRVRQLGEMIADFPMLLRYNVDILRPKYRYLRRTMVRPLEDLIEFPRFFSYSLDGRIIPRHVVLVENRINMKLRYMLASTDEEFEQRVKDAVERRRNFESRVPSENLLSPLMADGWLERTAAGSTQTEITYSNAQESQPLDCSDVVDSSSIDEHRLSSVLHRN; this is encoded by the exons ATGAACCTGCATTTCAGTTTACGCTCGACACTCCCTCCGAGCCATTGTCGAAACATGCTTCTTCCACTTCCATGTCCCTCCGATTCCACCACCTCCTTACGCTTCTTCTCCTGTCTCCACCACTCCCCCGAGAACGTCTCCTCGTCCTCCGCCGCGGCAGCCGCCGGCGGGAAGAGCTCGCCGGACCCCCACTTTCTCCGCACTCACAACTTCAAGTCGACCTCCCTACTCCTCGGCTCTGCCCAAACGGTAGAACCATCCCCAATCCCAAACTCAAACCACCTCGACATCCCGCCTCAAGACCAAATCAAGATCTTAGAGACTTCTCTCTCCGCCAAACGAACGCCTCAGTTCCCCGGCTCCATCTACGTCCGGTCTCCGAGCGACGCAGACGGCGCTTCTCCGCGGCCGCCTCTGCGAACTCTCTTTCGTGACGGAACCAACGGTGGTGGCGATGTCGGTGACGAGGAGATGATAGTGCGTGCGGTCGAGATTCGGAGGAAGGTGACTGCTGAAATTCTCAAGGGAGCGATGCGGAAGGGCAAGTTCGGGATCACTTACACTGACAATCTGGTGGAGAGGGTGCCGGCATTCATCGATTACGTTATGATTGAGGCTGCCGCGATGAAGCGGTCGCCGGAGTTTATGGAGTCTTCGTTTAATGTTCGCGCGAAGGCTGTTGTGGAGGACTCTAAGTTTGTGCCACTTATAAG GTGGTTGAAACACAACTCTCTGTCATACCCGCAGATAGGGAAGCTAATATGTATGTCAAGGGGAAATCTTGAGTCAATAAGACGATTTGCTGAGTGGTTGAAGTCCATTAATGTTAAGGGAAGATTTATCGCAGTTGCTCTCATGAAGGCAGGAGATAATATACTGGAGCGAGGGAATGATGAACTGGATGAGATCGTACAGTATTTAGAGGACAACGGGGTCAGAAGGGAATGGATAGGCTGTGTCATGAGCTGGTCCCCTCAGCTGTTGTCTTACAGCATGGAAGAAGTGAAATCTCGAGTAGCCTTCTACTTGGATATGGGAATGAATGAGAAGGATTTCGGCACGATGGTTTTTGACTATCCCAAGGCACTGGGCTACTTTGCGATGGAAGAGATGAATCAAAAG GTGCATTATTTGAAAGAGTTTGGTCTCAATATTGAAGAGGTTGGCAAATTACTAGCCTTTAAGCCTCAACTGATGGGTTGCAGCATCGATGACCGATGGAAGCCTTTGGTCAAGTATTTGTACTACCTTGGAATATCCCGCGATGGTATGAGGAGGATGCTCATTGTTAAGCCAATGATATTCTGTGTTGATTTGGAGAAAGTTATTGCACCAAAG GTGCGTTTTTTCCGGGATATAGGCATAAGAGATGATGCTATTGGCAAGATGCTGGTTAAGTTTCCACCATTACTGACGTACAGTCTGTACAAGAAAATCAGACCGGTG GTTATTTTCCTAATGACTAAAGCTGGAGTTACTGAGAAAAATATTGCTAAAGTAATAGCTCTTGGACCCGAGCTTTTGGGGTGCAGCATAGCAAACAAGCTCGAGATCAGTTTAAAGTATTTCTTATCACTTGGCATCAGAGTTCGACAGTTGGGTGAGATGATCGCTGATTTCCCCATGCTTCTCAGATATAATGTAGATATCCTTCGTCCGAAATATCGTTACTTGAGAAGAACTATGGTGCGCCCTTTGGAGGATCTTATTGAGTTTCCGAG GTTTTTCAGCTATTCCCTTGACGGTCGCATTATTCCTAGGCACGTTGTTCTGGTGGAAAATAGGATTAACATGAAGCTACGCTACATGTTAGCCAGCACTGACGAGGAGTTTGAGCAGAGGGTTAAGGATGCAGTTGAAAGACGGCGCAATTTCGAGTCCAGGGTTCCAAGTGAGAATCTCTTGAGCCCTCTTATGGCAGATGGGTGGTTAGAGAGGACTGCGGCGGGTTCTACTCAAACTGAGATTACATACTCAAATGCTCAAGAATCTCAACCATTAGATTGTTCAGATGTTGTCGACAGCTCTAGCATTGATGAGCATCGTTTGAGTTCAGTATTACATCGAAACTAA
- the LOC115735932 gene encoding probable LRR receptor-like serine/threonine-protein kinase At2g16250: protein MKKHRSEVPLFLLLLVLLFSELTIQQQQPLSSRTERVALLQLRSSLGIRSREWPRKADPCSLWQGVKCENGRVTEINISGFRRTRVGSQNPQFSVDALANFTLLTSFNASRFSLPGQIPDWFGQQLGSLQVLDLRSCGIIGIVPPSVGNLTNLTSLYLADNILNGTIPLSLGELSHLSVLDLSSNALDGSIPSSLTSLKNLSTLDISSNSLSGSIPLGFGNLSGLRHLNLSGNELSGSLPVQLGDLGNLVDLDLSFNNISGSVPSDLRGLRSLQRMLLGNNLLGGPLRDDLFSNPSQLQVVVLRHNSFNGSLPRLLWSMPGLALLDISSNNFTGVLPDTGSNSTAAVLNISQNLFYGNLTQLLVGFGFIDLSKNYFEGKVPDFAITKSSLGNNCLQNVSDQRTAVECASFYAERGLVFDNFGLPNGNPPSPAPASAPETKKKSKRKLIILVGVLGGLGLVALLFVLLALLLFCTRKRGSANQIAIGVGPASTGGTPLPSGASVDFSNIGDAYTYQQLLLATNEFNDSNLIKHGHSGDLFRGILDGGIPVVIKKVDLCSIKKEVHLVELDFFGKVSHGRFVPFLGHFLERENEKFLVYKYMPNEDLASSLFRKTSSEDDSLQSLDWIKRLKVAVGAAEGLSYLHHECTPPLVHRDVQASSILLDDKYEVRLGSLSEVCAQEGDTHHSRFSRLLRLQQSLEQGTSDSSTANCAYDVYCFGKVLLELVTGKLGLSASSDTETKEWLEQTLPYINIYDKELVTKIVDPLLIVDEDLLEEVWAMAIVARSCLNPKPSRRPPMRYVVKALENPLKIVREENYGSGRLRTTSSRGSWNATLFGSWRHSSSDVAVIPTSSAAKAEGTSSFKQSGTTGSQGSNHNGSSSRRRHSKDIFPEPSDVQDVERQDQE from the exons ATGAAGAAGCATAGGAGTGAAGTGCCGTTGTTTCTCTTGCTTCTGGTGTTATTGTTTAGCGAGCTGACGatacagcagcagcagccgctgAGTTCGCGCACCGAGCGTGTTGCTCTGCTTCAACTCAGATCTTCTTTGGGGATTCGAAGCAGGGAGTGGCCCAGGAAGGCGGACCCTTGCTCCTTGTGGCAAGGTGTAAAATGCGAGAATGGTAGAGTCACAGAGATCAACATTTCCGGGTTTAGGAGGACTAGAGTTGGTAGCCAGAATCCGCAGTTCTCCGTTGATGCGCTCGCCAATTTCACTCTGTTAACGTCCTTCAATGCCTCCAGGTTCTCTCTCCCCGGTCAAATACCCGACTGGTTCGGACAGCAGCTCGGGTCGCTGCAAGTGCTTGATCTCAGGTCTTGTGGGATAATTGGCATTGTGCCCCCCAGTGTTGGTAACCTGACCAATCTCACTAGCCTGTATTTAGCTGATAATATATTGAATGGTACGATTCCATTGAGTTTGGGCGAATTGTCGCACCTTTCAGTCCTTGACCTTTCGAGCAATGCGCTCGATGGATCTATTCCTTCATCCTTAACATCTCTTAAGAATCTCTCCACTCTCGACATTTCTTCCAACTCCTTGTCCGGGTCGATTCCTCTGGGCTTCGGAAACCTCTCAGGCCTTCGGCATTTGAATCTTTCGGGCAATGAATTGTCTGGTTCACTACCTGTGCAGCTTGGGGACCTGGGGAATTTGGTTGACTTGGATCTCAGTTTCAATAATATATCTGGGTCGGTGCCATCAGATTTGAGAGGACTCAGAAGTTTACAGAGAATGTTATTAGGTAACAATCTACTCGGTGGGCCTTTGCGAGATGACTTGTTTTCTAATCCCAGTCAGTTGCAGGTTGTTGTCTTGAGACATAATTCCTTCAATGGTTCTCTCCCCAGATTGTTGTGGTCAATGCCCGGACTGGCTCTGCTGGATATCTCTAGCAATAATTTCACAGGTGTTTTGCCAGACACAGGGTCGAATTCCACTGCTGCAGTGTTAAATATTTCTCAGAATTTGTTCTACGGTAATCTTACACAGCTCTTAGTGGGGTTTGGCTTTATTGATCTGTCGAAAAATTATTTCGAGGGCAAGGTTCCTGATTTTGCCATAACTAAGTCATCTCTTGGCAACAATTGCCTCCAAAATGTATCCGATCAAAGAACCGCGGTTGAGTGTGCATCATTTTATGCTGAGAGAGGTCtagtttttgataattttggacTGCCAAATGGCAACCCTCCTTCTCCTGCTCCTGCTTCTGCTCcagaaactaaaaagaaaagcaagaggAAGTTAATTATTTTGGTAGGAGTTTTGGGTGGGCTTGGCCTTGTGGCTCTTCTGTTTGTGCTTCTTGCTTTGTTGCTTTTCTGCACCCGTAAGAGGGGATCTGCGAATCAGATAGCAATTGGTGTTGGGCCAGCTTCAACTGGTGGAACGCCACTGCCGTCTGGTGCATCGGTTGACTTCTCAAACATAGGCGATGCATATACATATCAGCAGCTGCTCTTAGCCACAAATGAGTTTAATGACTCAAACCTCATTAAACACGGACACTCAGGGGATCTCTTCAGGGGCATCCTGGATGGGGGGATTCCTGTTGTCATTAAAAAGGTTGACCTATGTTCGATCAAAAAGGAAGTTCACCTTGTCGAATTGGATTTCTTTGGTAAGGTTTCGCATGGAAGGTTTGTACCATTTTTGGGACACTTCCTGGAGAGGGAGAATGAGAAGTTCCTGGTTTACAAATATATGCCTAACGAAGACTTGGCAAGTTCTTTATTTAGGAAAACCAGCTCAGAGGACGATAGTTTGCAATCTCTGGACTGGATTAAGAGACTAAAGGTTGCAGTAGGAGCTGCAGAGGGTCTATCTTATCTTCATCATGAATGTACTCCCCCTCTTGTGCACAG GGATGTTCAAGCGAGTAGTATACTTCTTGATGATAAATACGAAGTGCGTCTGGGAAGCCTCAGTGAGGTCTGTGCTCAAGAAGGGGATACTCATCATAGCAGATTCTCTAGGTTACTGCGCTTGCAACA GTCATTGGAGCAAGGTACTTCTG ATTCTTCTACAGCAAATTGTGCGTACGACGTGTATTGCTTTGGGAAAGTTTTGCTGGAGCTGGTGACGGGTAAGTTGGGTCTCAGCGCATCCAGTGATACTGAGACGAAGGAGTGGTTGGAACAAACGTTACCTTATATCAACATATACGACAAGGAGCTGGTCACAAAGATTGTGGATCCATTGCTCATCGTGGATGAGGATTTGCTGGAGGAAGTGTGGGCCATGGCGATCGTGGCGAGATCCTGCCTCAATCCGAAGCCATCCCGGCGTCCACCCATGAGATATGTAGTAAAGGCTTTAGAGAATCCCCTGAAGATCGTAAGAGAAGAAAACTATGGCTCTGGAAGGTTGAGGACTACCTCTTCTAGAGGGTCGTGGAACGCCACTCTGTTCGGTAGCTGGCGGCACAGCTCATCGGATGTGGCAGTTATTCCAACTTCCTCTGCTGCCAAGGCGGAAGGAACGAGCAGCTTTAAGCAGTCGGGGACCACAGGTTCACAGGGGAGTAATCATAACGGTTCATCCTCGCGCAGACGTCATTCTAAGGATATATTCCCCGAACCATCTGATGTACAGGATGTAGAGAGACAAGATCAAGAATAG